The following coding sequences lie in one Babylonia areolata isolate BAREFJ2019XMU chromosome 7, ASM4173473v1, whole genome shotgun sequence genomic window:
- the LOC143283792 gene encoding uncharacterized protein LOC143283792 — MFLRPSSPTRRNRPHPPQVFLVSRLHHIPGYHNADTTVGRDAYRVDASLPVDLREQRLAARQKYVGRQNGAWGSSFKDPKEQFAGRSRQAAEAWLKIADEKDHEKVFNAIHEDEERERNWTMNQSARSKTAYPSLTRWLRYAGARESSMFDEVTQSLEARRDKGYRPPSSPNPFHGRSAISDISSTHSPGDYVSYLKVRF; from the exons ATGTTTCTCCGGCCTTCGTCACCCACTCGTCGGAACAGACCTCACCCACCACA GGTATTTCTGGTCAGCAGACTTCACCACATTCCCGGGTACCACAACGCGGACACAACCGTTGGAAGAGATGCCTACAGAG TGGATGCCAGCCTCCCTGTAGACCTGAGAGAACAGAGATTAGCGGCACGTCAGAAATACGTCGGTCGACAGAACGGGGCATGGGGCAGCTCCTTCAAAGACCCCaag GAACAGTTCGCAGGCAGGTCCAGACAGGCTGCTGAGGCATGGCTGAAGATTGCTGATGAGAAag ATCATGAAAAGGTGTTCAATGCCATACATGAGGATGAGGAACGTGAAAGAAATTGG ACCATGAACCAGAGCGCTCGATCCAAGACTGCATATCCCTCTTTGACGAGGTGGCTGCGATATGCAGGAGCCAGAG aatCCAGCATGTTTGACGAAGTGACGCAGTCTCTGGAGGCGCGAAGAGACAAGGGCTACAGGCCTCCCAGCAGCCCCAACCCTTTCCATGGGAGGTCCGCAATATCGGACATCAGCTCCACACACTCACCTGGCGACTATGTGTCCTATCTCAAAGTGCGGTTCTAG